The Aminithiophilus ramosus genome contains a region encoding:
- a CDS encoding ABC transporter substrate-binding protein: MKTTVLVLLFSLFLALPAPGAVDVADLRGPKIDELYFVLVRDADSQLLALERGETHLLADLARPVDIERLSRRDDIELSLTQAFHMMEMGFNLRRHPWDDLALRQAIASVIPRDEIVRDLFGGYSAALETFLPPVSPYFEPDVTRWPHDPERARSLLSEAGWSWDGSGSLVTPDGKSLPPARLLSPLAQVSPTTADLAQRLARALNSLGLTVTVENLDFSVLVERLNRHDFDLFLLAWSLTRDPDSLYAFFHSSMDVKDGYNMAGLHDADLDVLLEGLRQAPDEASARRFASEVQRELARLLPAIPLYSRYAVTAHRKEWTGFIASDRATPDNLWSLLNIAPASGELAPFRWTLTDEPRNLNPLATATATDWTVLGLIYESLLSIDPYDLSDRPGLAESWDVSVIDVGGKAATRLTFRLGPDLVWHDGRPLTASDVAFTLGHLKALAVPRFFDNVKDVADVSVADERTVVVTMDGVSFWHLHNIGGLPVFPAHIVGDVEAWRTWQPTTESHGDLTGLIGSGPFVFREYRPGQYVRLSRFDGYRRLKGQP; encoded by the coding sequence ATGAAAACAACGGTCCTCGTCCTCCTCTTTTCCCTGTTCCTGGCCCTGCCCGCCCCGGGTGCCGTCGACGTCGCCGATCTGCGAGGTCCCAAGATCGACGAGCTCTACTTCGTCCTCGTCCGCGACGCCGATTCCCAGCTTCTGGCCCTGGAACGGGGCGAGACGCACCTCCTGGCCGACCTGGCCCGGCCCGTCGACATCGAGCGACTCTCGCGGCGCGACGACATCGAACTCTCCCTGACTCAGGCCTTCCACATGATGGAGATGGGCTTCAACCTTCGCCGCCACCCCTGGGACGACCTGGCCCTCCGTCAGGCCATCGCCTCCGTCATCCCCCGCGACGAGATCGTCCGCGACCTCTTCGGCGGCTATTCCGCGGCCCTCGAGACCTTTCTCCCTCCCGTCTCGCCCTATTTCGAGCCCGACGTCACGCGATGGCCCCATGACCCGGAGCGGGCCCGATCCCTCCTGAGCGAGGCCGGATGGAGCTGGGACGGCTCGGGGTCCCTCGTCACCCCCGACGGAAAGAGTCTGCCCCCTGCGCGCCTTCTCTCCCCCCTGGCCCAGGTCTCGCCGACGACGGCCGATCTGGCCCAGAGACTGGCCCGGGCCCTGAACTCCCTGGGACTGACTGTCACCGTCGAAAATCTCGACTTCTCCGTCCTCGTCGAGCGCCTCAACCGTCACGATTTCGATCTCTTCCTCCTGGCCTGGTCCCTGACGCGCGATCCCGACAGCCTCTACGCCTTCTTCCACTCCTCCATGGACGTGAAGGACGGCTACAACATGGCCGGACTTCACGACGCGGACCTCGACGTCCTCCTCGAAGGCCTGCGCCAGGCTCCCGACGAGGCCTCAGCCCGCCGTTTCGCCTCCGAGGTCCAGAGGGAGCTGGCCCGCCTGCTGCCCGCGATCCCCCTCTACTCCCGCTACGCCGTGACGGCCCACAGGAAGGAGTGGACGGGATTCATCGCCTCCGACAGGGCGACGCCCGACAACCTCTGGAGCCTTCTCAACATCGCCCCCGCCTCGGGAGAGCTGGCGCCCTTCCGCTGGACCCTCACGGACGAGCCGAGAAATCTCAACCCCCTGGCGACGGCGACGGCCACCGATTGGACCGTTCTGGGTCTCATCTACGAGTCGCTCCTCTCCATCGACCCCTACGACCTCTCCGATCGGCCGGGACTGGCCGAGAGCTGGGACGTCTCCGTCATCGACGTCGGCGGAAAGGCGGCGACGCGCCTCACCTTCCGCCTCGGCCCCGACCTCGTCTGGCACGACGGACGTCCCCTGACGGCCTCCGACGTGGCCTTCACCCTGGGCCACCTCAAGGCCCTGGCCGTCCCCCGCTTTTTCGACAACGTCAAAGACGTGGCCGACGTCTCCGTCGCCGACGAAAGGACCGTCGTCGTCACCATGGACGGCGTCAGCTTCTGGCATCTCCACAACATCGGCGGGCTGCCCGTCTTCCCCGCCCATATCGTCGGCGACGTCGAGGCCTGGCGAACCTGGCAGCCGACGACGGAGTCGCACGGAGACCTGACGGGCCTCATCGGATCGGGACCTTTCGTCTTCCGCGAATACCGGCCCGGCCAGTACGTCCGCCTCAGCCGTTTCGACGGCTACCGAAGGCTGAAAGGGCAACCATGA
- a CDS encoding nucleoside recognition domain-containing protein has protein sequence MDLLLDAFAGGLSQAWLIARVVIPLMVLLQLARDLNLLDGLARLLRPLTRLFGMSAKSAFPLLVGLIFGLSYGAGVIFDSAREDGLTKRDLFLLVLFLVGCHAIIEDTLVFVVVGADGRLLLATRVGVALVVTWLVSLFLSPTATTALPALLNKRSGPRP, from the coding sequence ATGGACCTTCTCCTCGACGCCTTCGCGGGGGGGCTCTCCCAGGCCTGGCTCATCGCCCGCGTCGTCATCCCCCTCATGGTCCTCCTCCAGCTCGCCCGGGATCTGAATCTCCTCGACGGCCTGGCCCGGCTCCTCCGTCCCCTCACCCGCCTTTTCGGCATGTCGGCCAAGTCGGCCTTCCCCCTCCTCGTGGGACTCATCTTCGGCCTCTCCTACGGGGCGGGCGTCATCTTCGACAGCGCCCGCGAGGACGGCCTGACGAAACGGGATCTCTTTCTCCTCGTCCTCTTCCTCGTGGGCTGCCACGCCATCATCGAGGACACCCTCGTCTTCGTCGTCGTCGGCGCCGACGGGCGCCTGCTCCTGGCGACCCGCGTCGGCGTGGCCCTCGTCGTCACCTGGCTCGTCTCCCTCTTCCTGAGCCCGACGGCGACGACGGCCCTTCCCGCCCTGCTGAACAAGCGCTCCGGGCCCCGCCCGTGA
- a CDS encoding nucleoside recognition domain-containing protein — MDLRRTLSTGFRKGLDTTWTLLRITLPVYFVVRLLEATPLLGWLSRLFEPLMGLFGLPGEASLVLVIGNVLSLYAAIGALGAMSFDSVQVTVLALMLSFSHSLPVESALAHRLGLSVPLVVAFRLGLAVLTGMAAHLTLAVA, encoded by the coding sequence ATGGATCTGCGCCGCACCCTCTCGACGGGCTTCAGGAAGGGACTGGACACGACCTGGACCCTTCTGAGGATCACCCTGCCCGTCTATTTCGTCGTCCGCCTTCTCGAGGCCACTCCCCTTCTGGGATGGCTCTCCCGCCTTTTCGAGCCTCTCATGGGCCTCTTCGGCCTTCCCGGCGAGGCCTCGCTGGTTCTCGTCATCGGCAACGTCCTGAGCCTCTACGCCGCCATCGGCGCCCTGGGAGCCATGTCCTTCGACTCCGTCCAGGTCACGGTTCTGGCTCTCATGCTCTCCTTCTCCCACTCCCTGCCCGTCGAGTCGGCCCTGGCCCATCGTCTGGGCCTGAGCGTGCCCCTCGTCGTCGCCTTCCGCCTGGGCCTGGCGGTCCTCACGGGGATGGCGGCCCACCTCACCCTGGCGGTCGCCTGA
- the sfsA gene encoding DNA/RNA nuclease SfsA, whose amino-acid sequence MTVSAPLYRPRGPLREGLFIARPNRFVVDVDMEGQSVRAYLPNPGRLDELLHPGAPLRLVAAPGGATEWTVVAAERFGRPVLVHTHWNNDVAQALVEKGLVPGLEEAQILRREVTEGSSRFDFLLDTASGPLVMEVKSCTLFTESAALFPDAVTERGSRHLRHLARLAEEGRRSALLFVVHSDRPRLFSPEYHRDLLFARTLLEVRDRVEIMALAVSWQEDLSLSRDVRPLPIPWERIEAEARDGGNYLLLLRADGPFFLSDGSGTLPFDRGFYLYVGSAEREMTARMESHRRRRKTLRSPVDGLREKTAFVAAMALRGSGRFDDALVAMLEALGGRPCPLFGDGPLFGFDGDPRDGAFAERFLALSTERLLGD is encoded by the coding sequence ATGACCGTCTCCGCCCCTCTCTACCGCCCTCGAGGTCCCCTGCGCGAGGGGCTTTTCATCGCCAGGCCCAATCGCTTCGTCGTCGACGTCGACATGGAGGGGCAGTCGGTGCGGGCCTATCTTCCCAATCCGGGCCGCCTCGACGAGCTTCTCCATCCCGGCGCTCCTCTGCGCCTCGTCGCCGCTCCCGGCGGGGCCACGGAGTGGACCGTCGTCGCCGCCGAGCGGTTCGGCCGTCCCGTCCTGGTCCACACTCACTGGAACAACGACGTGGCCCAGGCTCTCGTCGAAAAGGGCCTCGTTCCGGGCCTCGAAGAGGCCCAGATCCTGAGGCGGGAGGTGACGGAGGGATCGAGCCGCTTCGACTTCCTCCTCGACACGGCCTCAGGCCCTCTCGTCATGGAGGTCAAATCCTGCACCCTCTTCACCGAATCGGCGGCTCTTTTCCCCGATGCCGTCACGGAGAGGGGAAGCCGCCATCTGCGCCACCTGGCCCGTCTGGCCGAGGAGGGGCGACGGTCGGCTCTCCTTTTCGTCGTCCATTCCGACCGTCCCCGCCTCTTCTCGCCCGAGTACCACAGGGACCTTCTCTTTGCCCGGACCCTTCTCGAAGTGCGCGATCGCGTCGAGATCATGGCCCTGGCCGTCTCCTGGCAGGAGGACCTCTCCCTGAGCCGCGACGTGCGGCCTCTTCCCATCCCCTGGGAACGCATCGAGGCCGAAGCCCGCGACGGAGGGAACTACCTTCTGCTTCTCAGGGCAGACGGTCCCTTCTTTCTCTCCGACGGCAGCGGGACGCTGCCTTTCGACAGGGGTTTTTACCTCTACGTGGGATCGGCCGAGAGGGAGATGACGGCCCGAATGGAAAGCCACCGTCGGCGGAGAAAAACTCTCCGGAGTCCCGTCGACGGCCTGCGCGAAAAGACCGCCTTCGTCGCAGCCATGGCCCTGAGGGGGTCGGGCAGGTTCGACGACGCCCTCGTCGCGATGCTGGAGGCTCTGGGAGGCAGGCCCTGCCCCCTTTTCGGCGACGGTCCCCTTTTCGGCTTCGACGGCGATCCCCGTGACGGAGCCTTCGCGGAGAGGTTCCTGGCCCTGTCCACGGAAAGGCTTCTCGGCGACTAG
- a CDS encoding DMT family transporter codes for MDKKILLGLALGILGVSTGSLFARLAEAPPLVIAAYRIGAATLFLAPFALSRCRDEYRALSRGDLLQVLLAGAFLALHFATWITSLFFTTVASSVVLVNTIPIWVGLFGPVMTGDRVGRKTALAMGLVMIGGAIVGAGDFALSGRALVGDGLALAGGLSAALYFLMGRRVRDRLSLLGYIFLCYGSAALVLGALVLALGLPVSGFSSQTWLLFAAMGLIPQILGHSAYNWALRWVSPGLVAVALLGEPLTGTLLAWIFLDEGLTTAKLAGGAVILVGIVLASLGESRKGSSEA; via the coding sequence ATGGACAAGAAGATCCTGCTGGGCCTGGCCCTGGGCATTCTGGGCGTATCGACGGGCTCTCTTTTCGCCCGCCTCGCCGAGGCGCCGCCTCTGGTCATCGCAGCCTACCGCATCGGGGCGGCGACGCTTTTTCTGGCCCCCTTCGCCCTGTCCCGATGCCGCGACGAGTACCGAGCCCTGAGTCGGGGAGATCTTTTACAGGTCCTTCTGGCCGGGGCCTTTCTGGCCCTCCATTTCGCCACCTGGATCACATCGCTTTTTTTCACCACCGTGGCCAGCAGCGTCGTTCTCGTCAACACCATCCCCATCTGGGTCGGCCTCTTCGGCCCCGTCATGACGGGAGACAGGGTGGGACGGAAGACGGCGCTGGCCATGGGCCTCGTCATGATCGGCGGAGCCATCGTCGGAGCCGGCGATTTCGCCCTCAGCGGGAGGGCCCTCGTCGGCGACGGTCTGGCTCTGGCGGGAGGCCTCTCGGCGGCCCTCTACTTCCTCATGGGGCGCCGCGTCAGGGACAGGCTCTCCCTGCTGGGCTACATTTTCCTCTGCTACGGATCGGCGGCCCTCGTCCTCGGGGCCCTCGTCCTTGCCCTGGGGCTGCCCGTCTCCGGTTTTTCTTCCCAGACATGGCTCCTTTTCGCCGCCATGGGGCTCATTCCCCAGATCCTGGGCCACTCGGCCTACAACTGGGCCCTTCGCTGGGTCTCGCCGGGACTCGTCGCCGTGGCCCTTCTGGGCGAACCCCTGACGGGAACCCTCCTGGCCTGGATCTTTCTCGACGAGGGCCTGACGACGGCCAAGCTGGCAGGCGGAGCCGTCATCCTCGTCGGCATCGTCCTGGCCTCTCTCGGCGAGAGCCGGAAGGGCTCCTCCGAGGCCTAG
- a CDS encoding Fur family transcriptional regulator, with amino-acid sequence MERCEALQVLRDHKIRVTAGRKALLEEVFRRDGAFSAAELHRATEGVDLATVYRFLNLLVARGIARALRGPQGEQFFEKACVHNPVHPHFLCRKCGSVFCLPSAPLDVSLPGGGGFLVEEVSLIVRGLCPSCRDS; translated from the coding sequence ATGGAACGATGCGAGGCCCTCCAGGTTCTGAGAGACCATAAAATCCGCGTCACGGCCGGGAGAAAGGCCCTTCTCGAAGAGGTCTTCCGCCGTGACGGCGCCTTCTCCGCCGCCGAGCTCCACCGCGCGACGGAGGGCGTCGATCTGGCCACCGTCTACCGCTTCCTCAACCTCCTCGTCGCGAGGGGCATCGCAAGGGCCCTTCGCGGCCCTCAGGGGGAGCAGTTTTTCGAGAAGGCCTGCGTCCACAACCCCGTCCACCCCCATTTCCTCTGCCGGAAGTGCGGCTCCGTCTTCTGTCTCCCGTCGGCTCCTCTCGACGTCTCCCTTCCCGGCGGGGGAGGTTTCCTCGTCGAAGAGGTTTCCCTCATCGTCCGGGGGCTCTGCCCCTCCTGCCGCGATTCATGA
- a CDS encoding metal ABC transporter ATP-binding protein: MNWAVEVEGLRFAYNGETILDDVTFSVPRGEFLALLGPNGGGKTTLLKLLVGLLRPAAGTIRLLGSPLEEALSRVGYVPQDTNVNKDFPVTVEEVVLMGRLGRGRWFGRADAKERRAAAKALERVGLADLARRRLGELSQGQRQRVLIARALATAPELLLLDEPTASVDPSAQSALYEVLKELNGEATIVVVSHDLTAVSGHVGAVACVNRKVHYHPSGTISDATFRATWGRCPVELIAHGVPHRVLGVHDHEEDRHD; this comes from the coding sequence ATGAACTGGGCCGTCGAGGTCGAGGGGCTCCGTTTCGCCTACAACGGCGAGACGATTCTCGACGACGTCACCTTCTCCGTTCCCCGCGGCGAGTTCCTGGCCCTCCTGGGGCCCAACGGGGGAGGGAAGACGACCCTTCTCAAGCTCCTCGTGGGCCTTCTCCGGCCGGCCGCAGGGACGATCCGCCTTCTGGGGAGCCCCCTCGAAGAGGCCCTTTCCCGCGTCGGCTACGTTCCTCAGGACACGAACGTCAACAAGGATTTTCCCGTAACCGTCGAAGAGGTCGTTCTCATGGGCCGCCTCGGCCGGGGACGCTGGTTCGGGCGGGCCGACGCAAAGGAGCGCCGCGCCGCCGCGAAAGCCCTGGAAAGGGTCGGCCTGGCCGATCTGGCCCGCCGCCGTCTCGGCGAGCTGTCCCAGGGACAGCGGCAGCGCGTTCTCATCGCCCGGGCTCTGGCCACGGCGCCGGAGCTCCTCCTTCTCGACGAGCCGACGGCCAGCGTCGATCCCTCGGCCCAGAGTGCCCTCTACGAGGTCCTGAAGGAGCTCAACGGCGAGGCGACGATCGTCGTCGTCAGCCACGACCTGACGGCCGTCAGCGGCCACGTCGGCGCCGTGGCCTGCGTCAACAGGAAGGTCCATTACCACCCTTCGGGGACGATCAGCGACGCCACCTTCCGCGCCACCTGGGGCCGTTGTCCCGTGGAACTCATCGCCCACGGCGTCCCCCATCGCGTCCTCGGCGTCCACGATCACGAGGAGGATCGCCATGACTGA
- a CDS encoding metal ABC transporter permease, giving the protein MTELFQQEFLRNALYAGLLASLLCGVIGTLVVVNGVVFLAGGLAHGAYGGIGLAYYLGYPPLAGAALFSVALSTVVAGVTLRDSRRADAVVGVLWAVGMAFGILLLDLTPGYHPDLMSYLFGSLVAVPSEDLALMTAAAAFVLLAVALFYRPLEALSYDRDYARTRGLPVTALYVLLLALVALSVVLVISVVGLILVIALLSIPPYIAEKFSRSLLGMMVRATVLSLFFTLVGLLLAFRFNVTSGAAVIAVAGTGFFLSLLFRR; this is encoded by the coding sequence ATGACTGAGCTTTTCCAGCAGGAGTTCCTCCGCAACGCCCTCTACGCCGGTCTTCTGGCCAGTCTGCTCTGCGGCGTCATCGGAACCCTCGTCGTCGTCAACGGCGTCGTCTTCCTCGCCGGAGGCCTGGCCCACGGCGCCTACGGCGGCATCGGCCTGGCCTACTACCTGGGCTATCCCCCCCTGGCAGGGGCGGCCCTCTTTTCCGTGGCCCTTTCGACGGTCGTCGCCGGGGTGACCCTCAGGGACAGTCGCAGGGCCGACGCCGTCGTCGGCGTCCTCTGGGCCGTCGGCATGGCCTTCGGCATTCTCCTCCTCGATCTGACGCCGGGCTACCACCCCGACCTGATGAGCTACCTCTTCGGGAGCCTCGTGGCCGTCCCCTCCGAAGACCTGGCCCTCATGACGGCCGCCGCGGCCTTCGTCCTCCTGGCCGTCGCCCTCTTCTACCGTCCCCTCGAGGCCCTCTCCTACGACAGGGACTATGCCCGGACGCGAGGCCTTCCCGTGACGGCTCTCTACGTCCTTCTCCTGGCCCTCGTGGCCCTCTCCGTCGTCCTCGTCATCAGCGTCGTCGGCCTCATCCTCGTCATCGCCCTTCTGTCCATTCCGCCCTACATCGCCGAGAAGTTCTCCCGGTCCCTGCTGGGCATGATGGTCCGGGCCACGGTCCTGAGCCTCTTTTTCACCCTCGTCGGCCTTCTCCTGGCCTTTCGCTTCAACGTCACCTCCGGCGCCGCCGTCATCGCCGTCGCCGGGACGGGGTTTTTCCTCTCCCTTCTCTTCCGTCGTTGA
- the ribB gene encoding 3,4-dihydroxy-2-butanone-4-phosphate synthase — protein MKDLLCSFGTPLQRVEKALEALRRGEGVLVVDDEDRENEGDLIFSAESLTESQMALLIRECSGIVCLCLSGEQVDRLGLPLMVRENSSRYQTAFTVSIEAACGVTTGVSAADRVRTVKAAIASDAGPQSVHRPGHVFPLRARPGGVLERRGHTEATVDLMSLAGLAPCGVLCEVTNADGTMARLPQIVDFARQRAMTVLSVEDIVAYRLHREALTG, from the coding sequence GTGAAGGATCTGTTGTGTTCTTTCGGCACGCCCTTGCAGCGGGTGGAGAAGGCCCTGGAGGCCCTCCGGCGCGGCGAGGGCGTCCTTGTCGTCGACGACGAGGACAGAGAGAACGAGGGCGATCTGATCTTCTCCGCCGAAAGCCTGACGGAGTCCCAGATGGCCCTTCTCATCCGCGAGTGCAGCGGCATCGTCTGTCTCTGTCTCAGTGGCGAACAGGTGGACCGCCTCGGCCTTCCTCTCATGGTGAGGGAGAACAGCAGCCGTTATCAGACGGCCTTTACCGTCTCCATCGAGGCTGCCTGTGGCGTCACGACGGGCGTCTCGGCCGCCGACAGGGTCCGGACCGTGAAGGCCGCCATCGCTTCCGACGCAGGTCCCCAGTCGGTCCACAGGCCGGGCCATGTCTTCCCCCTCCGTGCCCGTCCGGGCGGCGTCCTTGAACGCCGAGGCCATACGGAGGCGACGGTGGATCTGATGAGCCTCGCCGGACTGGCTCCCTGCGGCGTCCTCTGCGAGGTGACCAACGCCGACGGGACGATGGCCCGGCTGCCTCAGATCGTCGACTTCGCCCGCCAGAGGGCCATGACGGTCCTCTCCGTCGAGGACATCGTCGCCTACCGTCTTCATCGGGAGGCCCTCACGGGCTGA
- a CDS encoding protease complex subunit PrcB family protein, whose translation MSLFRAAALFCLLFASATPLFASEPVPLAWYGVASSHYEPGPARGAWILADEGDLPLVPPTLRLKAQEALRSLEPRETLLFLSAGMRSTGGYRVAVTDVRCDGSKVLVLWAVQGPPPGAMVSQALTHPMALVRIPAPLPAIELREATRRSD comes from the coding sequence GTGAGCCTTTTTCGCGCTGCCGCCCTCTTCTGCCTCCTCTTCGCCTCCGCTACCCCTCTTTTCGCCTCCGAACCGGTGCCTCTGGCCTGGTACGGCGTCGCCTCCTCCCATTACGAGCCGGGGCCGGCCAGGGGGGCCTGGATCCTGGCCGACGAGGGAGACCTTCCCCTCGTGCCCCCCACGTTGCGCCTCAAGGCCCAGGAGGCCCTCCGGTCCCTGGAGCCCAGGGAGACCCTTCTCTTCCTCTCGGCGGGAATGCGCTCCACCGGCGGCTACCGCGTCGCCGTGACCGACGTGCGCTGCGACGGATCGAAAGTCCTCGTCCTCTGGGCCGTCCAGGGGCCTCCTCCCGGGGCCATGGTCAGTCAGGCCCTGACCCACCCCATGGCTCTCGTCCGCATCCCGGCCCCTCTTCCGGCCATCGAGCTCCGCGAGGCGACGAGGCGGTCCGACTGA